A DNA window from Candidatus Methanoperedens sp. contains the following coding sequences:
- a CDS encoding type II toxin-antitoxin system death-on-curing family toxin: MTIYDSRVFKQVRSKGNQMAELTVRKIIEIHDEIIQKYGGTSGVLSEATLEMLVYKVNREHNVLRQSSMVLHMITSQHPFFDGNKRTALVTAEKMLYDEGYYIHAEAEKKVDFMIKIAEYKCSVKTIEKWVKKSIRELHPG, encoded by the coding sequence ATGACTATATATGATAGTCGAGTTTTTAAGCAAGTTCGATCAAAAGGGAACCAGATGGCAGAACTCACAGTCAGGAAAATAATCGAAATCCATGACGAGATCATACAAAAATATGGCGGGACAAGTGGTGTATTAAGTGAAGCTACACTGGAAATGCTCGTCTATAAAGTGAATCGTGAGCATAATGTGTTAAGACAATCATCTATGGTTCTGCACATGATAACGTCCCAACACCCGTTTTTTGATGGAAATAAAAGAACAGCCCTGGTGACGGCAGAAAAAATGCTTTACGATGAAGGATATTACATTCATGCAGAAGCTGAAAAAAAAGTTGATTTTATGATAAAAATAGCAGAATACAAATGTTCGGTAAAAACAATAGAAAAATGGGTCAAAAAATCAATCAGAGAACTACATCCGGGCTAA
- the cas8a1 gene encoding type I-B CRISPR-associated protein Cas8b1/Cst1 codes for MNKDIEMKNEFVGDPLVDSGLLAIKLLGKKEINDCSKDELRKISNELVELYLTPAWSKDILSIFPNSTYIQYAKNYDREGKSKEFLYELIDGLNKYETDGDYCIFCGKPAFKRKDDKPFVKTQIPLVGSSDFTNFSPSFKNGIAICAKCAFVVQFAPILFYKTGGKPSCISCNNIKIMKRFGEECIEYITQNKLLNGYKSKDVSGIFDEGFKSTQNALFHLAYKTSTKYKKLGLLKQNEEIVIYRIDNYNQSPAGVTIHKIPNNIFRFVINVMTSPQYKKNWYDLLSKHYAKSDTKSDSPVWKISYNRIHDSLLKNETILWAFRDDIEKKPTLPWIIVEYYMELVRNMNKQRIEGIKNLADKIAICIEESKNKKRINDIISARDLPTFRNQLRLVFRDWQKLGKEQPMITYEEYISIIIPEDYSNWKEVQDLIIIRLYEKLHNILSSVVNDEVEQEKSKGDEE; via the coding sequence ATGAATAAAGATATTGAAATGAAAAATGAATTTGTTGGGGATCCACTCGTTGATTCCGGTTTGCTCGCAATTAAATTATTGGGAAAGAAAGAAATAAATGACTGTTCAAAGGATGAATTAAGAAAGATATCAAATGAACTTGTTGAGCTTTATCTAACTCCTGCTTGGTCAAAAGATATTTTATCCATATTTCCAAATAGCACTTATATTCAATATGCAAAGAATTATGATAGGGAAGGAAAGTCCAAAGAGTTCTTATATGAATTAATAGATGGTTTAAATAAATATGAAACGGATGGAGATTATTGTATTTTTTGTGGGAAACCTGCATTCAAGAGGAAAGATGATAAACCATTCGTCAAAACTCAAATACCTTTAGTCGGTTCATCTGATTTTACTAATTTTTCTCCATCATTTAAAAATGGCATTGCAATTTGTGCAAAATGTGCTTTTGTAGTCCAATTTGCACCGATTCTATTTTATAAAACAGGTGGGAAACCAAGTTGCATAAGCTGTAACAATATTAAGATAATGAAGAGATTTGGAGAGGAATGTATAGAATATATTACTCAAAATAAATTACTGAATGGTTATAAATCCAAAGATGTCTCTGGCATATTTGATGAGGGTTTTAAATCAACACAAAATGCATTGTTTCATTTAGCATATAAAACCTCTACAAAATATAAAAAATTAGGACTTTTAAAACAAAACGAAGAAATTGTAATATATCGCATTGATAATTATAATCAAAGTCCAGCCGGGGTTACAATACATAAAATACCGAATAATATTTTCAGGTTTGTTATCAATGTAATGACAAGTCCTCAATACAAAAAAAATTGGTATGATTTACTTTCAAAACATTATGCAAAATCAGATACAAAAAGTGATTCTCCAGTCTGGAAAATCAGTTATAATAGGATTCATGATTCTTTATTAAAAAATGAAACTATATTATGGGCTTTCAGAGATGATATCGAAAAGAAACCTACATTACCGTGGATTATAGTTGAATATTATATGGAGTTAGTGAGAAATATGAATAAACAGAGAATTGAGGGCATCAAAAATCTGGCTGATAAAATCGCCATCTGCATCGAAGAGAGTAAAAATAAAAAGAGGATTAACGATATTATTTCAGCCAGAGATTTACCAACTTTTAGAAATCAATTGAGATTAGTTTTCAGGGATTGGCAAAAATTGGGTAAGGAACAACCAATGATAACATATGAAGAATATATCTCAATAATCATCCCTGAAGATTATTCCAATTGGAAAGAAGTTCAGGATTTAATAATAATAAGGTTATACGAAAAATTGCATAATATTCTATCGAGTGTAGTAAACGATGAAGTCGAACAAGAAAAATCAAAAGGTGATGAGGAATGA
- the cas7i gene encoding type I-B CRISPR-associated protein Cas7/Cst2/DevR, which yields MKTIIGTYLIDAPFSALNNRGIDQRAANENEVATKVIQSPEGMRPYVSAQALRYWWRMVLENKFGWKCSPVEKIGKNQAVTKGDPLEYDDDDIFGYMSARKIETLEKDKKDKLKMENVTVTRVSPLKCSPLIGFPIRPTSDFGVLVRKLETDPILFTHQFYSNIFKGIFALDIDSVGKFTIIDKPGSKNLSKDLAEKYEKNGLKKDEKTYVLTLEKKKTRISDTIKALKFLNGGAMQTLHHTDVTPKLIMLAVLNNGNNIFMDVMPHNKYDNGLVNIDALSEMLEDYKDSLLSKVYIGKLSGFGSDKDKELDSFKAPDGVNVVITTPVKAIDQFIEEILTNTKIIGE from the coding sequence ATGAAAACAATAATAGGAACTTATTTAATTGATGCGCCATTTTCGGCGCTGAATAATCGAGGAATAGATCAGAGAGCAGCGAACGAGAATGAAGTAGCAACAAAAGTAATTCAATCTCCAGAAGGGATGAGACCATACGTTTCAGCACAGGCGTTAAGATACTGGTGGAGAATGGTTTTAGAAAATAAATTTGGATGGAAATGCTCACCTGTGGAAAAAATTGGAAAAAATCAAGCTGTTACGAAAGGTGATCCATTGGAATACGATGATGACGATATTTTTGGGTATATGAGCGCCAGAAAAATTGAAACTTTAGAGAAAGATAAAAAAGATAAGTTAAAGATGGAAAATGTGACTGTTACAAGAGTATCTCCATTAAAATGCTCGCCTTTAATTGGATTTCCAATAAGACCTACTTCAGATTTTGGTGTATTAGTGAGAAAACTTGAAACTGATCCAATACTTTTCACTCATCAATTTTATAGCAATATATTTAAAGGTATTTTTGCGCTGGATATTGATTCAGTCGGAAAATTTACAATAATTGATAAACCCGGTAGCAAAAACTTATCAAAAGACCTCGCAGAAAAGTATGAAAAAAATGGATTAAAAAAAGATGAAAAAACATATGTACTTACGTTAGAAAAAAAGAAGACGCGAATTTCTGATACCATTAAAGCTCTGAAGTTTTTGAATGGTGGTGCCATGCAGACATTGCATCACACTGATGTAACTCCTAAGTTAATTATGCTGGCGGTATTGAACAATGGCAATAATATATTCATGGATGTAATGCCTCACAATAAATACGATAATGGATTGGTCAATATCGATGCATTATCTGAAATGTTGGAGGATTATAAGGATTCACTATTGAGCAAAGTCTATATCGGTAAATTATCAGGCTTTGGATCAGATAAAGATAAAGAATTGGATAGTTTCAAAGCGCCAGATGGAGTTAACGTTGTGATTACGACTCCAGTTAAAGCAATTGATCAATTCATAGAGGAGATATTGACAAATACTAAAATTATTGGCGAATAA
- the cas5b gene encoding type I-B CRISPR-associated protein Cas5 encodes MEVLRVEIRAITASFRYPMFVVSYQPTYKIPPISTIYGLLSAAKGEKVSVYDLSIGYDFTSKGSGVDLERILEFGGGDKNKPVSYLGSNIIHREFLYDCILTLYISDLGFKKYLENPHFTLLLGRQSDLAKITKIEEMTLIPKENVEIYNTMILFDGKVPGQIVALPSDYTDEAERKPIEVRTYCIVESKQLIERAYYDTELNKGVYMHEFNDKSKK; translated from the coding sequence ATGGAAGTTCTTCGTGTTGAAATACGGGCGATTACAGCTTCATTTAGATACCCTATGTTTGTGGTATCTTATCAGCCTACATATAAAATTCCTCCAATATCTACGATATATGGTTTGCTCTCCGCTGCAAAGGGTGAAAAAGTCAGTGTTTATGATTTATCCATTGGTTATGATTTTACATCTAAAGGAAGCGGTGTTGATCTGGAGCGGATTCTTGAGTTCGGTGGGGGGGATAAAAATAAACCCGTTTCATATCTTGGCAGCAATATAATACATAGGGAATTTTTATATGATTGCATATTGACATTATATATATCGGATTTAGGTTTTAAAAAATATTTAGAGAACCCGCACTTCACTCTTTTACTTGGCAGACAATCAGATTTAGCTAAGATAACAAAGATAGAAGAAATGACTTTGATTCCAAAAGAAAATGTTGAAATATATAATACAATGATACTTTTCGATGGGAAAGTGCCAGGACAAATCGTTGCTTTACCCTCTGATTATACAGATGAAGCTGAAAGAAAACCAATTGAAGTAAGAACTTATTGTATCGTAGAATCAAAACAACTGATTGAAAGAGCATACTATGATACTGAGCTAAATAAGGGCGTATATATGCATGAGTTCAACGATAAAAGCAAAAAGTAA
- the cas3 gene encoding CRISPR-associated helicase Cas3' yields MSSTIKAKSNGESLEEHTNNCLNIFAQLKDIYPDLQKFTNYPSFYNDTFDALFFHDFGKAAEGFQKSLSPKGEEWKYRHEILSTPLINCLNKENLDFVKILVLTHHKDINKLVEYIEDSDFLGIRYEERLEEIKPNINALNEIITKYPEISKKILGTIECKVDLIENISKDKSIWEEIIQKKRMDFSSKMGIFGKGMINSCDYLASSGIKTILKPLPSLSNVYNFKSVTSVQEKCLSTKGNAIIISPTGSGKTEASLFWATNNLDKTLGNRIFYVLPYTASINAMYRRLLIKLSPYYSDDSCVSLLHGKASYFLYKMFYDGDFRGIHNLSKKIYSPYKVMTPFQILKHFFSLKGYEMGLLEMYRGRFIFDEIHSYDAKTAGLILSMCEYLIEENDAKILIMSATMPSFLKNMFLDNLHIGNEMFMDKKELSKYLRHKCKIIDGDILANIDLIIKRLQNKEKVLVVCNTVNRAQNVYNKLKNVVTESALLHGRFILKDRETIEKNLENLNLLVGTQVIEVSLDIDYDVCFSEPAPIDALIQRFGRINRRKNSDGLPLKGICDVFVFSKGSENDRYIYDKMIVNKTLKVLSEIDLLFEDKLYQAVDEIYINGFGNKQKEFEDTKTSFRKMIDSIVPFNNSNTRESDFYNLFNSIEAVPEKYRQEYLDRIRNKKLFDAMQYCLQLTNGQFQKLLKEGRVDFDKKTFITAKYDPELGLLINEHEENQNII; encoded by the coding sequence ATGAGTTCAACGATAAAAGCAAAAAGTAATGGCGAATCACTTGAAGAACATACAAATAATTGTCTTAATATTTTCGCTCAGCTAAAGGATATTTATCCAGACTTACAAAAATTTACAAATTATCCTTCTTTTTATAATGATACTTTTGATGCTTTGTTTTTTCATGATTTTGGTAAGGCTGCAGAAGGTTTTCAAAAATCATTATCTCCAAAAGGAGAAGAATGGAAGTATAGGCATGAAATTCTTTCAACACCACTTATTAATTGCCTGAACAAAGAAAATCTCGATTTTGTCAAGATATTAGTACTAACTCACCACAAAGATATTAATAAATTAGTAGAATATATTGAAGATAGCGATTTTTTGGGTATTCGTTATGAAGAACGATTAGAGGAAATCAAACCTAATATAAATGCACTGAATGAAATAATAACCAAATATCCAGAAATCTCTAAAAAAATATTAGGCACAATAGAATGCAAAGTCGATCTTATTGAGAATATATCGAAAGATAAGTCGATATGGGAGGAAATAATACAAAAGAAAAGAATGGATTTTTCATCAAAGATGGGGATATTTGGAAAAGGGATGATAAATTCTTGTGATTATTTAGCTTCCAGTGGGATAAAAACGATTCTTAAACCATTACCAAGCTTGAGTAATGTATATAATTTTAAGTCCGTTACGAGTGTTCAGGAAAAGTGTTTATCAACTAAAGGTAATGCGATTATTATTTCACCAACCGGTTCTGGAAAAACTGAAGCATCCCTATTTTGGGCTACAAATAATCTCGATAAAACACTAGGAAATAGAATATTTTATGTTTTACCCTACACTGCGAGTATAAATGCAATGTATAGGCGATTGTTGATTAAATTAAGCCCATATTATTCAGATGATAGTTGTGTATCATTATTACATGGAAAAGCGTCTTATTTTTTATATAAGATGTTCTATGATGGTGATTTTAGAGGAATACATAATTTATCTAAGAAAATTTATAGTCCATATAAAGTAATGACACCTTTTCAAATTTTAAAACATTTCTTTTCATTGAAAGGATATGAGATGGGATTATTAGAAATGTACCGCGGGAGATTTATTTTTGACGAGATACATTCTTATGATGCCAAAACAGCGGGATTGATATTATCTATGTGTGAGTATTTGATAGAGGAGAATGATGCCAAAATATTGATAATGTCTGCAACGATGCCATCATTTCTGAAAAATATGTTTTTAGATAATCTTCATATTGGGAATGAAATGTTTATGGATAAAAAAGAATTGAGCAAATACCTTCGCCATAAATGCAAGATAATCGATGGAGATATCCTTGCAAATATTGATCTAATAATAAAAAGATTGCAGAATAAAGAAAAAGTTTTGGTTGTATGTAATACCGTAAATAGAGCCCAGAATGTTTATAATAAATTGAAAAATGTAGTTACCGAATCTGCTTTGTTGCATGGTAGATTTATCTTGAAAGACAGGGAAACAATTGAAAAAAATCTTGAAAATCTGAATTTATTAGTGGGTACACAAGTCATTGAAGTTTCGCTTGATATTGATTATGATGTATGTTTCTCTGAACCGGCTCCAATTGATGCTTTAATACAGCGATTTGGAAGAATTAATAGACGAAAAAATAGCGATGGATTACCACTCAAAGGCATTTGCGATGTATTTGTTTTTTCAAAAGGTTCTGAAAATGATCGATATATCTATGATAAAATGATTGTAAATAAAACTTTAAAAGTTCTCAGTGAAATTGACTTATTGTTTGAAGATAAATTATATCAAGCAGTCGATGAAATATATATTAATGGTTTTGGCAATAAACAAAAAGAATTTGAAGATACGAAAACTTCATTTAGAAAAATGATAGATAGTATAGTACCTTTCAATAATTCAAACACAAGAGAATCAGACTTTTATAATTTATTTAATTCCATAGAAGCAGTTCCTGAAAAATATCGGCAGGAATATCTTGACCGTATCCGAAATAAAAAGTTATTCGATGCCATGCAATATTGTCTGCAATTAACGAATGGTCAATTTCAAAAACTACTCAAAGAAGGACGGGTTGATTTCGACAAAAAGACTTTTATAACTGCAAAATATGATCCAGAATTGGGATTATTGATAAATGAACATGAAGAAAATCAAAATATAATATAA